In one window of Vanrija pseudolonga chromosome 5, complete sequence DNA:
- the lbsA gene encoding Lactobacillus shifted protein: MSVLAARRAWRLPALAARQVRLASSSSSSSAPAFSPSDKAPRDAAPAQSPNVAGTWSRDQNPKAAAFDNSRFEQVDFAVQPDSLSAMGLVSEQPITFVHQRVIACDGGGGPLGHPKIFINLDKEGPRACGYCGARYEQEHHH; the protein is encoded by the exons ATgtccgtcctcgccgcccgccgcgcatggcgcctccccgccctcgccgcccgccaggtgcgcctcgcgtcgtcgtcgtcctcgtcgtcggcaccagCCTTCAGCCCCTCGGACaaggcgccgcgcgacgccgcaccCGCGCAGTCGCCCAACGTTGCCGGCACGTGGAGCCGCGACCAGAACCCCAAGGCGGCTGCGTTTGACAACTCGCGCTTCGAGCAGGTCGACTTTGCCGTCCAGCCCGACTCGCTGAGCGCCATGGGCCTGGTCAGCGAGCAGCCGATCACGTTTGTCCACCAGCGTGTTATCGCTTGCGACGGTG GCGGCGGACCCCTCGGCCACCCCAAGATCTTCATCAACCTCGACAAGGAGGGACCCCGCGCCTGCGGCTACTG CGGTGCGCGGTATGAGCAGGAGCACCACCACTAA
- the aclI_0 gene encoding putative aminotransferase aclI, producing the protein MQGASRCAVPPTVAAHHPRSRSAAACSHLLLHAHTLTHHNPPLPTTMAPSIISSSPPRLLSLDPPSGLSTFPDDLPIGCNTLISCFDHMSLSSLPGSPTKPRFPAPIVHRHPTPLGTREQQRRIYLGPKLSDRATGGPDAGPLIERFSCLFKDQYNCKLNPRGIVSLGVAENFLLEKECLEYFTRAFADNFLASDLSYGDSLWGSRRINAALASFLNDYFDPAEVVKPDQLITGVGCSAVLDQLFYTLMDEGEAVLLAGPYYTGFDRDLIGRARVHLVPVQVPDGDGAFEPETLEAFGAKMDELAAKGIRTRAVILCNPHNPLGRTYSRETLLAYARFCEERDLHLVSDEIYAMSVYENPDFPHALPFTSMLSLDVEEELGIEFDRARLHVVYGMSKDFCANGLRVGSLISQANPLLLRAMANTSMLMKISSPADVIWSSLLTDRAALAKFMALNKTRLADAAAYTRDWFQARDVEVAHSNAGNFVWVNLGARLGFDDAAEEKRVFQKLLDGGVYIAPGSAYHNPIAGWYRITFSVSRDLLMVGLDKMERILGLCPKY; encoded by the exons ATGCagggcgcgtcgcgctgtgCCGTGCCCCCCACCGTAGCCGCTCATcacccgcgctcgcgctccgctgctgcttgctcacacctgctgctgcacgctCACACGCTCACgcaccacaacccaccactccccaccaccatggcgcCGTCcatcatctcgtcgtcgccgccgcgcctgctCTCCCTCGACCCGCCCTCCGGCCTCTCCACGTTCCCGGACGACCTCCCAATCGGGTGCAACACGCTCATCTCATGCTTCGACCACATGAGCCTCTCGAGCCTGCCCGGGTCGCCGACCAAGCCCCGCTTCCCCGCGCCCATCGTCCAccgccaccccacccccctcgGTAcccgcgagcagcagcgccgtaTCTACCTCGGGCCCAAGCTCAGCGAccgcgcgacgggcggccCCGACGCTGGCCCTCTGATCGAGCGCTTCAGCTGTCTCTTCAAGGACC AGTACAACTGCAAGCTCAACCCCCGCGGCATTGTCTCTCT CGGCGTTGCTGAGAACTTTCTCCTTGAGAAAGAGTGCCTCGAGTACTTTACCCGTGCGTTTGCGGACAACTTCCTCGCCTCGGACCTGAGCTACGGCGACTCGCTCTGGGGCTCGCGGCGTATCAACGCCGCACTGGCGTCTTTCCTCAACGA CTACTTTGACCCGGCCGAAGTGGTAAAGCCCGACCAGCTGATCACCGGCGTCGGCTGTTCCGCCG TGCTTGACCAGCTGTTCTACACCCTGATGGACGAAGGCGAGGCAGTTCTCCTCGCCGGGCCTTA CTACACTGGCTTTGACCGCGACCTCATCGGCCGCGCACGGGTCCACCTCGTCCCGGTCCAGGTGCCAGACGGTGACGGCGCCTTTGAGCCAGAGACTCTTGAGGCCTTCGGCGCCAAGatggacgagctggccgccaaGGGCATTCGCACGCGCGCAGTT ATCCTGTGCAACCCCCACAACCCGCTTGGACGGACCTACTCGCGTGAGACGCTGCTCGCCTACGCCCGCTTctgcgaggagcgcgacctccacctcgtcagCGACGAGATCTACGCCATGAGCGTGTACGAGAACCCCGACTTCCCCCACGCGCTCCCGTTCACGTCGATGCTGTCGCTCGAcgttgaggaggagcttggcATTGAGTTTGACCGTGCCCGCCTCCACGTCGTCTACGGCATGTCCAAGGA CTTCTGTGCCAACGGCCTCCGCGTAGGCAGCCTTATCAGCCAGGCCaacccgctcctcctccgcgccatGGCCAACACGTCGATGCTGATGAAGATCTCATCGCCTGCCGACGTCATCTGGTCGTCGCTGTTGACTGatcgcgcggcgctggccaaGTTCATGGCGCTGAACAAGACGAGGCTTGCCGACGCTGCGGCTTACACCCGCGACTGGTTCCAGGCGCGTGATGTCGAAGTCGCACACTCGAATGC CGGCAACTTTGTCTGGGTCAACCTCGGCGCACGGTTGGGcttcgacgacgcggccgaggagaagcgcgtGTTCCAGAAGCTCCTTGATGGAGGCGTGTACATTGCGCCGGGCAGTGCATACCACAACCCCATCGCTGGATGGTACCGTATCACGTTCAGTGTGTCGCGGGATCTCCTCATGGTTGGCTTGGACAAGATGGAGCGGATCTTGGGCCTGTGCCCGAAGTATTAG
- the desi1 gene encoding Desumoylating isopeptidase 1 has protein sequence MSAVKLYVYDLSRGMAKSMSLGLTGKQIDGIWHTSVVVFYGRGIMEAAPGTTHHGQPLQVIDVGETRKSARLPFRVHSHIDADTFQEYLFSLSELYTASAYHLTDFNCNNFTADVVGFLTGAEIPSWISGLPSEFLATPFGQALRPTIDAMFRQSNEAERSAFGGSPAAAATPAPRAAPPAAAPQPTPQDLASALLSAVAQQAAGGGGTTSAPPKPNPTIAALTLVTSRANFASILKDNTAVVANFTNTAGCPPCRAIKPAYETIAENNTAVYGHKGTRFVEVELDRGDGQSLAQQYGVTATPTFIFFKDGKQVDVMRGADKRGLEARVESFLDDCFPQHPHKRLYLAVTSKLSTEPILATATPAYPALLGKIESFGVGGADLETLKKAAAFLQAPASLNDAQLGDLLTQWTNTTRTLLRKLKPEQTFPLIDLWRIALLNARVAAILTVRLSPMAPGAEPVNAILALAASQLKERGGSTPRPLVLTALRLSTNLLGPLPLANLVLAPGGATLQADLLTLLVDSLLHPEVSVRKAAADVAVNAAAWRHRLAKERAAAEGVSGEDDDGIEAEWEVEGVSALLEAIGREEDADVGHRLLVATALLLYLAPSFNDSLKPLLEVLNASETLEAAGKRWGKKDVRKLADEVATKLC, from the exons ATGTCAGCAGTCAAACTATACGTCTACGACCTCAGCAGGGGCATGGCCAAGTCCATGTCCCTCGGGCTGACGGGCAAGCAGATCGACGGCATCTG GCACACCTCGGTCGTC GTGTTCTACGGGCGCGGTATCatggaggcggcgccgggcaccACGCACCACGGGCAGCCGCTCCAGGTTATTGACGTCGGCGAGACACGCAAGTCGGCTAGGCTACCGTTCCGAGTCCACAGCC acatcgacgccgacacgtTCCAGGAGTACCTCTTCTCCCTGTCCGAGCTGtacaccgcctcggcgtacCACCTCACCGACTTCAACTGCAACAACTTCACCGCggacgtcgtcggcttcctcACTGGCGCCGAGATCCCCTCGTGGATCTCGGGCCTGCCGTCCGAGTTCCTCGCGACGCCATTCGGCCAGGCGCTCAGGCCGACCATTGACGCAATGTTCCGTCAGTCgaacgaggccgagcggaGTGCGTTCGGCGGttcgcccgcggcggctgcgacTCCCGCACCCCGCGCTGCACCTCCTgccgcagcgccgcagcCCACACCGCAGGATCTCGCGTCCGCGCTGCTGTCGGCggtcgcgcagcaggccgctggtggtggtggcacgacgtcggcaccgcccaagcccaaccCGACGATtgcggcgctgacgctcgtgaCCTCGCGTGCCAACTTTGCGTCGATTCTCAAGGACAACACGGCCGTCGTGGCAAACTTTACCAACACGGCTGGGtgcccgccgtgccgcgcgaTCAAGCCCGCGTACGAGACGATCGCGGAGAACAACACTGCAGTGTACGGGCACAAGGGCACGCGgtttgtcgaggtcgagctcgaccgcggcgacggaCAGAGCTTGGCCCAGCAGTACGGCGTCACTGCCACCCCCACGTTCATCTTcttcaaggacggcaagcagGTCGACGTCatgcgcggcgcggacaagcgcgggctcgaggccCGTGTCGAGTCGTTCCTAGACGACTGCTTCCCCCAGCACCCGCACAAGCGGCTGTACCTCGCCGTGACCTCCAAGCTGTCCACCGAGCCGATTCTCGCAACGGCGACACCAGCGTACCCTGCCCTCCTTGGCAAGATTGAGAGCTTTGGCGTTGGCggtgccgacctcgagactctcaagaaggccgccgcaTTCCTCCAGGCTCCTGCGTCGTTGAACGATGCGCAGCTTGGTGACCTGCTGACGCAGTGGACGAACACGACCCGCACGCTTCTCAGAAAGCTCAAGCCAGAACAGACGTTCCCCCTCATCGACCTGTGGCGCATCGCGCTGCTCAACGCACGGGTGGCTGCTATCCTCACCGTGAGGTTATCGCCCATGGcacccggcgccgagcccgtcaaTGCCATCCTCGCACTGGCCGCCTCGCAGCTCAAGGAGCGTGGCGGCAGCACACCACGGCCGCTGGTCCTCACCGCCCTCCGGCTGAGCACCAACCTCCTCGGTCCGCTCCCACTCGCCAACCTGGTGCTCGCGCCGGGCGGTGCGACGCTCCAGGCCGACCTGCTTACGCTCCTTGTCGACTCGCTCCTCCACCCCGAGGTGAGCGTGCGCAAGGCggctgccgacgtcgcggtcAACGCGGCCGCATggcgccaccgcctcgcTAAGGAGCGCGCTGCGGCCGAGGGAGTCTCGggtgaagacgacgacggcatcgagGCAGAGTGGGAGGTCGAGGGAGTGAGCGCTCTGCTCGAGGCCATTGGACGGGAAGAGGACGCCGATGTTG GACACCGCCTCCTTGTCGCAactgcgctgctgctctacCTTGCGCCATCGTTTAACGACTCCCTCAAGCCGCTCCTCGAGGTGCTGAATGCCagcgagacgctcgaggcggcagGCAAGCGGTGGGGCAAGAAGGACGTGCGCAAGCTGGCAGACGAGGTGGCGACGAAGCTGTGCTAG
- the SPCC594.06c gene encoding Vacuolar morphogenesis protein 7: MAADIQQIAITDALTVHKPARHIAYTVQVSTPTRTWSVNRRYNDFAALDAELRSSTGKETPAPLPPKHWFARTMNDEEKIRQRRVHLEIYLRTILTTKDPRWRQAFGFADFLAVPAQSSKVPDSFSAASWLTEEGAVASLLRTARAALLKRDALARMGDGAGGRAASGDARKALREASSRTEALDVALQALSGLGDGERARRADMVAALRAEVANVGRMAEAGFRPARVPTPPVEAAGPGSSAAAAAPAGRVFGRRAAAQETAETRPLDDRGVVQLQQAKMANQDQQLGVLSGLLQRQRKMGEEIATEIDQQNEMLEHIDAEVTRVGGKMARAKRQMNRLG, translated from the exons ATGGCAGCAGATATCCAGCAAATAGCCATCACCGACGCGCTGACGGTGCACAAGCCCGCGCGGCACATTGCCTACACGGTccaag TGTCAACACCAACGCGCACATGGTCGGTGAACCGGCGGTACAATGACtttgccgcgctcgacgccgagctccgcaGCTCGACGGGCAAGGAGACGCCCGCCCCACTACCCCCAAAGCACTGGTTCGCGCGGACGATgaacgacgaggag AAGATTCGCCAACGCCGCGTCCACCTCGAGATCTACCTGCGCACGATCCTGACGACCAAGGACccgcggtggcggcaagCCTTCGGGTTTGCGGATTTTCTCGCTGTTCCAGCCCAGAGCAGCAAGGTGCCCGACAGCTTttccgccgcgtcgtggtTGACAGAAGAGGGggccgtcgcgtcgctcctgcgcaccgcgcgcgcggcactACTGAAGCGTGACGCACTAGCGCGCATGGGTgacggggcgggcgggcgcgccgcgtccggcgacgcgcgcaaggcgctgcgcgaggcgtcGTCACGTaccgaggcgctcgacgtcgcgctgcaGGCGCTCAGCGGGCtcggggacggcgagcgcgcgcgccgcgccgacatggtggctgcgctgcgcgccgaggtcgccaacGTCGGGCGtatggccgaggccggctTCAGGCCAGCACGCgtccccacgccgccggtgGAAGCTGCCGGGCctggctcgagcgcggccgcggcggcgccagcagggCGCGTGTTTGGAAGACGAGCAGCCGCACAAGAGACGGCCGAGACGcgcccgctcgacgaccgcggcgtcgtccagCTCCAGCAGGCAAAGATGGCCAACCAGgaccagcagctcggcgtgctctcTGGCCTGCTGCAGCGCCAGCGGAAAATGGGCGAGGAGATTGCCACCGAGATCGACCAGCAGAATGAGATGCTCGAGCATATCGACGCAGAGGTCACACGGGTCGGCGGCAAGATGGCCCGCGCGAAGCGGCAGATGAACCGGCTTGGGtag
- the RNT1 gene encoding Ribonuclease 3 — translation MTPQSPQSPSPRIVSPATRASLPPKPAAVASSLVAAAGRATDEVFVPCAGLLAVLGDPAWARAGGKRKRAGEGGEEGAGGGGGDDESEEGEEGDDADADDHDHDDTAEHLDLVSAPRVAMTRPTANLPLAPHYTSGALLPAPIPSKRAKRRRGTRAGLLPAERLPPMPLPPLPPILDAELEARVFTHSSWIDGTRGARASFEEEQDAAHYEKLEHVGDAVLGMVVTAWLHELKPGFPCGTATKLKSHLVSNTTLSHLSGLYGFPQRMRADARLAPVLRAQTDVRAALFEAYVAAVLFSYPPHARNTGLAVLSGWLREMYDPLFDFFYAHMRREHAVHVAAVAAVDGLVHAASDPAELERIDAMSEGMALLVGTYARSRDRVASYEVVRSETNVGALWSVKCLIDGVEMGEATRAVKNRARNAAAWEAAVRLGLTVGSGADTTF, via the exons ATGACACCGCAAAGCCCCCAGTCCCCGTCCCCGCGTATCGTGTCcccggcgacgcgcgccagcctcccgcccaagcccgcggccgtggcgtcttccctcgtcgccgccgccggacgCGCGACGGACGAGGTGTTCGTGCCCTGTGCTGGGCTGCTCGCTGTGTTGGGGGATCCGGCGTGGGCTAGGGCGGGGGGTaagcgcaagcgcgcgggcgagggcggggaggaaggtgccggtggtggtggtggcgacgacgagtcggaggaaggcgaggaaggcgacgacgccgacgccgacgaccacgaccacgacgacacggccgagcacctcgacctcgtctcgGCCCCGCGCGTGGCAATGACGCGCCCGACCGCCaacctccccctcgccccgcaTTACaccagcggcgcgctcctcccgGCCCCGATCCCATCAAAGCGCGCGAaacggcggcgcggaacCCGCGCGGGCCTGCTCCCCGCCGAGCGGCTCCCGCCGATGCCTCTCCCTCCGCTCCCGcccatcctcgacgccgagctcgaggcccgcGTGTTCACCCACTCGTCGTGGATCGACgggacgcgcggcgcgcgcgcgagcttcgaggaggagcaggatgCCGCGCACtacgagaagctcgagcacgtcggcgacgcggtgctCGGCATGGTCGTCACGGCGTGGCTGCACGAGCTCAAGCCCGGCTTTCCGTGCGGCACGGCGACCAAGCTCAAATCCCACCTCGTGTCCAACACGACGCTCTCACACCTGTCCGGGCTATACGGCTTCCCGCAGCGcatgcgcgccgacgcgcgcctcgcgcctgtGCTCCGCGCGCAGACGGACGTCCGCGCAGCGCTCTTCGAAGCgtacgtcgccgccgtgctcttCTCGTacccgccgcacgcgcgcaacACCGGGCTGGCGGTCCTCTCCGGGTGGCTGAGGGAGATGTACGACCCGCTCTTCGACTTCTTCTACGCGCACATGCGGCGCGAGCATGCGGTGCACGTCGCGgctgtcgctgccgtcgacggACTCGTGCATGCCGCCTCGGACCCGGCAGAGCTGGAGCGCATCGACGCCATGAGCGAGGGCATGGCGCTTCTTGTCGGCACGTATGCGCGCTCCCGTGACCGTGTGGCCAGCTACGAGGTCGTGCGCTCTGAGACCAATGTCGGCGCCCTGTGGTCCGTCAAGTGCCTCattgacggcgtcgagatgggcgaggcgacgcgtGCCGTCAAGAACCGCGCGCGgaacgccgcggcgtgggagGCGGCCGTGCGGCTCGGGCTTACGGTGGGTTCGGGG GCCGACACGACGTTCtag